A single region of the Streptomyces sp. NBC_00236 genome encodes:
- a CDS encoding transcriptional regulator, with protein sequence MLTWEEDVDAHALRRQGWSISAIARHLGHDRKTIRAYLNGERVSGYRRQSPDAFMPFLEYCRQRLSDDPHLWASTPFDEVVELGYSGGYSTFTRALRRYKARPHCEPCRASSGRDVAIIAHPPGEEIQFDWVELPDPPAEWGVGANAHLLVGALAHSGRWRAVLAEAETFPHLVQAMGAVLRRLGGTARRWRFDRMATVCHPPTGRILPAFAAVAKYY encoded by the coding sequence ATGCTCACCTGGGAGGAAGACGTGGATGCTCACGCATTGCGTCGCCAGGGCTGGTCGATTTCGGCGATCGCCCGGCACCTGGGGCATGACCGCAAGACGATCCGCGCGTATCTGAATGGCGAGCGAGTCTCCGGATATAGACGTCAGTCGCCGGACGCGTTCATGCCCTTCTTGGAGTACTGCCGTCAACGACTCAGCGATGACCCCCACTTGTGGGCCTCGACGCCTTTCGATGAAGTGGTGGAACTCGGCTATTCGGGCGGCTACTCAACGTTCACCCGGGCCCTGCGGCGATACAAAGCGCGACCCCACTGCGAACCATGCCGGGCTTCGAGCGGCCGCGACGTGGCGATCATCGCGCATCCTCCGGGCGAGGAGATCCAGTTCGACTGGGTCGAGCTCCCGGACCCGCCCGCAGAGTGGGGCGTCGGCGCCAACGCACATCTCCTAGTCGGCGCCCTGGCCCACTCGGGACGATGGCGGGCCGTGCTCGCGGAGGCGGAGACCTTCCCTCACCTGGTCCAAGCCATGGGCGCTGTGCTGCGGCGCCTGGGCGGAACTGCCCGAAGGTGGCGGTTCGACCGGATGGCCACCGTCTGCCATCCGCCGACCGGACGGATCCTTCCGGCGTTCGCCGCCGTCGCAAAGTACTACTGA
- a CDS encoding Mu transposase domain-containing protein, producing the protein MDKLSVQMDSRKRKLDGASTTVAALAEAEPLLELPTRPFPAELEQTRVVSPQGLVSFAGNHYSAPPGLTGAHVTVRIRFGEDDLHVVTAGRAPTTAGHRTEPGRPSGTPGTSLPSNEPFSLRSPTRLPAAAPRSAGPRRLQLRRKPKSFAADLKQTSRTGSSSTYLTTPPSPTGCGRPHPPGARE; encoded by the coding sequence GTGGACAAGCTGTCCGTCCAGATGGACAGCCGCAAACGCAAGCTCGACGGAGCGTCGACCACGGTCGCCGCGCTTGCCGAAGCCGAGCCTCTGCTGGAACTGCCGACCCGCCCGTTCCCCGCCGAGCTTGAGCAGACCCGCGTCGTCAGCCCGCAAGGACTCGTCTCCTTCGCCGGCAACCACTACTCCGCCCCGCCCGGGCTGACCGGCGCCCACGTCACAGTCCGGATCCGCTTCGGCGAGGACGACCTGCACGTGGTCACCGCCGGCCGCGCGCCCACCACAGCCGGGCACCGGACGGAGCCGGGCAGACCATCCGGGACGCCGGGCACGTCATTGCCCTCGAACGAGCCGTTCTCGCTTCGTTCTCCGACAAGGCTCCCTGCCGCCGCACCGAGGTCCGCCGGCCCCCGTCGGCTGCAGCTCAGGCGGAAGCCGAAAAGCTTCGCGGCCGACCTGAAACAGACGTCGCGAACCGGGTCGTCATCGACCTATCTCACTACGCCGCCGTCGCCGACCGGCTGCGGCAGGCCCCACCCACCAGGAGCGCGAGAGTGA